From the Neobacillus sp. PS3-34 genome, the window GTACATGAAAATTTATCTTTCCTTCGTACCATATTAATAAATACATCATCCTATCATAATGGCGGAGCGAACGCGGTGCAGGAATTGGCCATCGCACTTGCAGAAGGTGCATTTTATTTGCAGGAGCTGCAGGAAAATGATTTGGAACTTGATGTGATATTATCAAAAATGATTTTTCAATTCTCAATAGGTGCAAATTTCTTTATGGAAATTGCCAAACTACGTGCTGCTCGTCTGTTATGGGACAAAATTACAAAGGCATACGGAGCTGCCAGTGAATTGAGAGGAATGCATATTTCAGCAGAAACCTCTGCTTTTACGAAAACGGTGTACGATCCTCACGTCAATATCCTTCGTGCAGGGAATGAAGCCTTTGCGGCTGCACTCGGTGGTGTTCAATACCTGCATGTTAGACCATTTGATGAACTATCAGGTGCTACACCTTTTTCGGAAAGAGTCGCGAGAAATACTCAGTTAATTTTGCAGGAAGAAACTCACCTGCAGGCAGTAACTGATCCTGCCGGTGGTTCCTTGTATATTGAGGAACTGACAAAGGAGCTTGCGAAAAAGGCATGGGAACTTTTTCTTCAAATTGATTTACAAGGTGGAATGCTTGAGGTTCTAAAATCCGGCTGGTTGCAGAAAGAAATTTCGACTGTTGCTGAAAAAAGGAAGCAGGACATTTTCACAAGAAAGCAAAGCATCATTGGCACTAACGTTTATGCTAATTCTGAAAAAGAATCCAATATGAAATTCTTCATAAAAAATAAAGGTGATGCAGTCATAAAAAATAGTTTCCCTGGCGGCCATGTGAACATTCAGCCAATTAAACTGGAACGGCTAGCAGAACCTTTTGAGGAACTCAGAAAAAAGGCTGAGCAGATCTCTAAGCAAAAAGGAGTAAATCCGTGCCTTGGCTTAATTTGCCTTGGAGAATTAAAACAGCATAAGCCAAGGCTCGATTTCATTACTGGCTTTGTATCGGCAGGAGGGATAGAAGCGCTGAAAAGTGAGCCAATCC encodes:
- a CDS encoding methylmalonyl-CoA mutase family protein, giving the protein MSLERGQTALSFELKPDFFEQKNELAESLKEFYAHYPFAVNAKELQAVFLSELAIQAKAVGRADQVTGYIGYDPLSVMAENGCLPVDPAQFFSDWKKDLTFVHENLSFLRTILINTSSYHNGGANAVQELAIALAEGAFYLQELQENDLELDVILSKMIFQFSIGANFFMEIAKLRAARLLWDKITKAYGAASELRGMHISAETSAFTKTVYDPHVNILRAGNEAFAAALGGVQYLHVRPFDELSGATPFSERVARNTQLILQEETHLQAVTDPAGGSLYIEELTKELAKKAWELFLQIDLQGGMLEVLKSGWLQKEISTVAEKRKQDIFTRKQSIIGTNVYANSEKESNMKFFIKNKGDAVIKNSFPGGHVNIQPIKLERLAEPFEELRKKAEQISKQKGVNPCLGLICLGELKQHKPRLDFITGFVSAGGIEALKSEPIHSLDSARKFVSGSAASQFCLCGQNEQYEESGLEILKVLKTEFPNFHFYLAGLPEKQEQAKWTAEGIKQFIHIKSNCYDILSSMLAEMEADSQ